GCCATTCTCTGCATATTCGAGAATCATGTAAACTCTCTGCCCGTCATCAAACATATCTTGCATGGCTATAATGTTTTTGTGTCTCATTTTTGGCCATATTTCCAGTTCTCGTGGAAGAAACCTCATTTCAAAATCCTTCGGTGCTTTTAGACGGTCTACGATTTTTACAGCAACCCTTTCTCGTTCTCGTGAGAAACTGTACGCCAATTTAACCTTGGAGTAGCTTCCACTACCAAGCGTCTTTCGAACTAAGAAACCTTTCCTGGCCAGCACTGCTCTGTATGTTGGTTTATACTTAACAGGTTCATTCTTGGTAGCATGCGACCTCTTGATACTAATTGGTTCCACTTCAGATTTCAAAACTTGCAGTTCTGACTGCAGCGCCGACATGTAACTTGCCTCGTCACTCATTTCGAGGCGGGGACGTTTGTTAGGCGGCATAGAAAATATCAGGTGTCGGTGGTAGTATTCTAATTTGTAAGAACATTACACACCGGAAAAATAGATTTCTCCCTCAACGTCAACGTTCTGTTCTCTTTGGTTTATGGCCGCAGACATTAGTGACGTCATAAACACTGTGACGTAACGTCTTAATACCACATACCTTGACGGACGGGTAAGACCGGATTTGATCAGTAAAATGACTTGTCTTGTGAAATGAAAACACGTTTTTCCGAAAGAATATGTTTGTTGTTTCCGAGCAACCATATTTCGATGTCTGAAATAGATCTAGAACTGAAACAACAAGGATATACCCTTGGTGTTATTCTTGGTGAAGGCTCCTATGCCAAAGTGAGAGGCTCGTTCAGTGAGAAGCTTCAAATGCGGGTAGCAATAAAGATTATTAATAAGAAGCGAGCGCCCAGAGATTTTCGGGAGAAGTTTCTACCAAGAGAACTAGCTGTCTTCAAGACAGTTAGCCACCCTAACATCATACAAATGTTTGAGATTCTTGAAATAGGTAGTAAGGTAAGTACAATAACACACTTGCCAGTGAAGTGTACACTGAAATATGGGCAGTTGCAGTAGAAaatgaagaaaggaatattttattcaaCAACGTACtctatacattttaattacgattGTATCGCGTAAGACATGGTTATGAACCTCTCAGATAATGAGAGGGAAAACGGAATGGGCTACCCATTTCGATTAGTGGTATGGGATATTATATTTttggtgaaatatatatatatatatatatatatatatatatatatatatatatatatatacatatatacatatatatatatattacagaatacacaaaaatgccaatgacttttaaattttattttcaaaaactacaacgggttttgggccccctctattaaaaaaatcatGGATCCGCGCCTGGCAGCATCCCACAAACGCGTTACTGgatggtacatacatgtacgacggcctttgttacaccagctgtggatcactggctagaacgaaaaaaaatagcccagtagACCCTTCGacaggtatcgatcctagaccgacgtcCTGCCCTTCAGAAAATGAATGAAGGGTCCAATTATACCCATTTAAGAATAGAACATGGCCATTTTCTATGCTTGCAGGTTTGTTTTTACATGAGTCCTGCGTTGTTATCGAAAATAACGTCGCGCATACACAGACActtctggggcgggacgtatcccaatGGTAAAGCCCATGTTGCCCTATCAAACTTCCTGGAACTGCCCCAAGATTAATTTCAAGCACGTTGTACaatcatttattcatccattgatCCATCGTTCCATTGGTCTGTCCTTCCATGCACGCACTTTATCATTTGTGCATCCATCGTCAgtccgttcatccatccatccatcattttGATCTTCCTGTCCTTCCAACCACCCATACGTTCATCTACCAATATAGCCATCCACTTGTGTATCCATCTATTTGTCCAtacatccaaccatccatcatccatccatccatccaccattcTTTCTTCGGGTCCCTCCATGCACCCATCCATTGATCCTTTAATCAcccgtctatccatccatcagtgCATCCATCCCTCCGTCTGTCCATTAATATGTCCGTCCATCGCCCAGCCATACGTCCATCCATCCGTGCAATCATTCGTCTATTCATCAGTTCatatgtctgcctgtctgttcgATCGTTACTTTATGCTGAATTGCTGATCCtttaaatacagtttatttCTGAGCTTTTATTCCATGTTACCAAGTTAGAGAtaccattgttttattttatgtttaacgacagatATACATTGTAATGGAACACGCGGGACATGGAGATCTGCTCGAGTTCATCAAACTGCGAGGAGCGTTAAGCTTCGACATGGCACGTACCATGTTCGTTCAGACGGCCACGGCCGTGGAATACCTGCACAAGAAACACATAGTGCACAGGTAAGGTATGCCACTAACACGCGGATGAAAATAACACCTTGGATCAGTTTAACCCGGCGGACGGATTGAACAGAGAAATAAATAAGGGTctgtccataattttcaacattttcacaagtgtacaaatAGTACACTTTTGTCcactcccctctcccccccccccaaaagtgtACAttcccaaatgaaaaatgttgatcgacatttttcattttcaaaaacaagtGTACGTTTGCAccttaacaccccccccccccccccccccgcgtacagtttgtacgctcgtgaaaatgttggaaattatggacggcccttAAATGGATTGGATTAACTAATTATACGCAGGGGGCAAAATAGAAAAATGGAATGGGCGTGCTGTAAAAGGTTTGCCACCGAAaatcatatctacatatatctaggatcatagatggatggatgggatggatggatggatggatgggatgaatggatggatgtttgggTGAATCTATCGATCGATGCATTACGGGAAAACCcatatgttcatataattatttttaaaagacaaataaataaatataccaataaataagtatataataataataattaaattctgAACCACATTATTGTTGACATTATTATATCAACAGCTACGATAAACTACTCTCCcgcctttaattaccgttagatttTTCCAACATTTTATCCAGACAGAAATGGTGAAGAAATCATTACATTGAcatagattccacataccagctTGTAACCATGCCACCtatatatcgacttcgctgagataatccaggacacaaataaatattatgcacTTTTTCCCAGTCTGTCCCACCCCTCCCTTTTTTATTagtatggaatactcttcaagaggaaTGCAAGCCTCTGAAGTATGTTACgtcattaatatgacgtcatgctGATAACGTGAAATTACATCACATCCGTCCATCCCTCTGgtagagtattccataaaagaAGCAAAATGGCAACCGGTGAAACAATACATGCTTTTTGTTCCAGAAAGATCTTATtaaagtcgatataggtgacatcaTTAccgtctcatatgtggaatctgtgtcatctCTCTGTGGATAAAATGTTGAGGAAATATagtggtaattaaaggtaggataGTAATTTACAGTAAtgtatcgtagttgttaacaatgtgctgCAGACTTtaaaaagcacacaaaaaaccccaacaaaaaacgtttaaaataaattagtttaaaactatttttgaacAGTAATGCTCAATATGCCAAAGATAAatgtctccggcacgatatttattattgtgatgtttattacTGTGGAAATTCTTCGTGAACTGTGTTTTCGAATGgttataaatcaataaattaataaataacaacaaaaacacgaatgTTTCGACACTTCCATTTTCTACTTTTTATCCGCATGGGTGTTTTACTCcatccatccccacccccaccccccacccccctgttTCTCGTTTAGGGAGAAGTGATGGAATTTAGAGACGGTCCCTAAATGTCAGAATGTTAAAAGAAAACGGACCGCAGATATTCAAAATGTGAGACTCGTGCGCCAAATGCTTGAGCGTTGACAGGTATTCTTGTGGGGACTACTCCATGGCACAGTATAATGACTGATTGAATCAACAACCTTCAGGTAGACTAATTAATGTATTGTGTTCATACACAAACAGCCACGTTACATTTTGATTTGTCAATGACAGTGATACTCATACTGTAGAGCACCTGTCAGGCTAGATTCGACAGCCTATAGCCAAGACCGATAGAGCATTCAGTCGATCATCACTCATTCTTGAGCGAAGGTAGTTCTCCCGAGAGTAGAGTTGATCGTTCTGCAgttgttgccccccccccccccccccccccccccatttcacCAGTGTTATTTACAGATTATATagcaaacatacatacatagtgcggggggggggggtgtggattcgtgaaaaataattcacgaaCGCCAtagttgatgggtttttttatggctctgcacttctgacaatatttgcttttacctaaatattaattaaggcttaaattacatatgtatttgttgattcagatgtttgttcatgtaattaatgtatatttatgttactgttactgcagataaatgtatattatattgttatttttgctctgcccatattcgggtgttatgcaaataaattattcttattcttattcttacaATGGAATATCATACTGGGATAAACACTCTGGATAGGCGGTTGAACATGactgggggagggagggggcggCGGGTGAATCAGGCATAAAGACTATATCTTACAGTGGAAAAGTGGAatttctaattttagtttttaaaatttatttatttatttatttattattattattattattattttattttatttatttatttttattattattattattattattattatttattttttattattattatttaattattttttttttggggggggggggggtgtagcaAGATTGTGCCACCTCCTAAAATCTGGCGCCCTAGCTGTATACgacaagaatcgagttgtaagactGCTGAAACTGgcactggacagtcgtagaagtcgaaaGATCGACGAATTGGCCAATTCTGTCGTGTTAGTTGGTAGTCAGAGCCTAGCATTAGCTGCATGCGTTGATCTATTGTAATCGCTCACTGTTAATAGATTCTATATCTGTAGAGAGCTGAACCTGCTCCTACATGCGTTGACCTATTTCAGTATTGTCTCAACGCTCCATTActtttcagtaatggagagatgaaacccatcTTAATTAACCCACAAAATCACTAGTGTTAAAACTCCATAGTAACATATATTGacataaagttattatttagtggtgtactttAAGCAAGGGAATGTccgagtaactctccattcctgaaaaaataATGGGACTTGGTCCTAGTGGGTctcgtctccattatttttcagaaatGGAGAGTTACTCAGACATTCCCCTATACGTTTTCgctaattattaaataaattatatcgcTCACTGTTAAATAGATTCTATATCGGTAGAAACTTGTAGTGTGAGAACCTGCTCATGCATGTGCTGAACTATTGTAACCGCTCACTGTTAAATATACTCTATAATTGTAGAGACCTGAAGTGCGAAAACCTGCTCCTGGACTCGCGCAACGTCATCAAGGTCTCCGACTTTGGGTTTTCCCGGTTCTTTGAGCCCGGAGACAAAATCAGGACATACTGCGGTAGCGCCGCCTATGCCGCGCCAGAAATCCTGCAGGGAATCCCATATGATGCACCTTGCCATGATACCTGGTCGCTGGGTGTCATCCTCTTCATTATGGTAAGTTATTGGAATAGCCAGTAGGGCGCAGTGGATGCATCGTAAAGTGCTGAAAGTGTCATATGATAGGTGCCCTCTTTTGTATCTATTAAAGTGGCTGACCCAAGTTTCCTTCCGTGATAATGgatactaagtttggttaatccacaaacatgtaacacatttggatgatATTACAACGGAGCGAAatgttgaaacggggaaataccatTAAAAAGTAGACTGGAGGTCGTCTCCATTACCGTTACCGTTATATATCTACGTTTcttaaagggtgtatactaccaaatcaaatcccatattcgacagtagtaacatatatgCGACTAAAACAAATACCTACAGCGTACCAattgacataaacaccacggatataaatactaccacccctcggatataaataataccacccctcggatataaatactaccgcACCACCACAACCGTTACCGTTATGTATGTACGTTTCTTAAAGGGTgaatactaccaaatcaaatcccatagacaacagtagtaacatatgcgAGCAAAACAAATATCTACAGCGtaccaatcaacataaacaccgcggatataaatactaccacacaTCCATAACCGTTACCGTTATATatataggtttttttaaagagtgtgcattaccaaatcaaatcccatagacgacagtagtaacatatgcgTCTAAAACAAATATCTGCATCGTATCAATCGACaaaaacaccacggatataaataccacCACCTCTCAACCTTAAAGTGAACAtttggggtcaagctgcttatttcagagataacgggtagcgtctatgactaccttagttccgcacaaaactttagtacttttttttttacaggtgccacatacatgtttcaagcacaaggctacttgacacagtggccctagatgaaataaaattgcataaatattttGCCCAGATTAACCTATTTGTTTCACAACtaacacactcatatttatcaccaatcacggAACTTATGGTTTTAACTTCTCTATCCTCGAATTtggacccagccggaagttatttggtttaatataaatataaaacgcATTTCGTGGTACCAGAAATATCAGGATGACCAGTAACACTTCGAATAACATGAAATgggtaatttaaacaataaaatctacgtaacatctgatttcaattatcaaaaacgactgtaatagtgaaaaatacaccgtagtgtttacaaactaggtcTGTTGTGAATTTTAACCAGTTACGAGCGGTAaccagttaaagggacattcctgagtttgctgcaatctttaacatgttatcgactaacagagactttttgaagactgtaattacatatcaaatatatgtttctgcataaactattagtggctgtatattaaacgtgtttctgatcgttcaagtatttgtactaggttaaatttcattttatttcctaacaaagatttttttgtatgtacgaaattatttgaagacaaaatccagtttgggcttcttacaaatattaagacgaccagaaacacactgaatatacaaacactgatattctaaacaagaaaatatatttaatatgtaagtttaatcgtagaaaaaaactttattagtaggaaacatcttacaatgcagtaaattcgggaatgtccctttaagagcgGTATCTATATAAGTCAGTAGATCGATTGTCGGTAGAGGTGCTCGTGTCGTAGCATTGAACCACTTCAGTGCACTCGTTttctaattaatttttctttccaGTCCCAATCAGTTCCCCCAAAAgtccgtgatatgtactgtcctgtctgggaaagtgcaaacaaaaaatcccttactgctaatgaaaaaaatgtattgtgtttcctctgagactacgtgtcaaacataaatatttgacatccagtagccgatgttgAATAAATTAGTGTTATCTAGCTGTGCTATTAAATagattaaaatgtgattcttatctattaacgacaccactactcGGCAGTCCActtatcaaagaaagaaagaaatgttgttgttttttaacgacgcactcaacacattttatttacggttatatggcgtcagacatatggttaaggaccacacatattttgagaggaaacccgatgtcgccactccatgggctactctttcagattggcaacaagggatcttttatttcccacaggcaggatagcacaaaccatggcctttgttgaaccagttatggatcactggtcggtgcaaatggtttacatctacccactgagccttgcggagcactcactcagggtttggagttggtatctggattaaaaatcccatgcctcgactgagatccgaacccagtacctaccagccacgacgccaccgaggccggtcccactTATCAAAGGCAGGGTTACACAGATCGTATGATCTGAAATACtcgttttcaaatattttaaacagctATAATTGTCAGTCAAGAAATGAAAGAAGTTTTCCTTTTCTCCATATTTATTGCTACGCAGTCATGGTtcaatatatgtcaaaatatcgATACCAAGTTGCcaaaataaaagtacatttcGGGACATTGTATATGAATATAAAGGTTTCAACACTGCATGACACAACAGTCAAATCCATTCTgatttcaacaaaacaaaataaagaaaaggagCATTATTTAAATGGAACTATATTATACACCTACATGTCACTAATTAGTAAAAATAGTGGGATAACCCCTTTGTGCGTTATATTTAATACCATTAAACCATCATTCCAGAAtataaaggtacatgtattttcaaagCAGACCCTGATAAGCAACAAACGTAGAACTAGTCAAAGTTAAGCATTATTATGCATAATAAAACCCACACAACTATCGTTGTTCTATAAACACGTATGATTACCACTCTTTTACTTCAAAGTGTCCAATAAGAGAAGCAATTCTGATTAAACCTCGGGACCATTCAGGCAACACACTACATGATATGACATCCAGCTCAAGAAAGAGCCCTGTTTTCAAAGTAACATTATGGGAGTTGGCCTCCTTTTCATTACATAACCTAACAGAAACAGTTCTGGTGCCAAGGAAATAAGACTTGAAAAGTGGCACTCCTTTCAATGGAACTATATTCTTTGATTCGCTACAATAGCGGTGTAAGCTCTTAAAACAgacattcttttcctttctcttGCAGGTGTTTTCGTCAGTGCCGTTCGATGACTCAAACCTGAAGCAGATGAATCGCTGCAATAGTGATATGTTCTCTtaaaacagacattcctttctttctcttgCAGGTGTGTTCGTCAATGCCGTTCGATGACTCGAACCTGAAGCATATGATTCGCTGCATTAATAATGTActcttaaaacaaacattcctttcttttttcttgcaGGTGTGTGCGTCAATGCCTTTCGATGACTCGAACATGATGCAGATGATTCGCTGCAATAGCGATATGTTctgataaaacaaacattattttccttttaTCTTGCAGGTGTGTGCGTCAATGCCGTTCGATGACTCCAACCTGAAGCAGATGATTCGTGACCAGAAGGATGGGCGTCTTCACTTCCCACGAGCGAAGAAACTTCCCGGACTGCTGAAGGAACTCATTCTGGGAATCCTGGAAGCAGATGTCGAGAAAAGGTTATGTATTCCAGAGATGATGAACCATCCATGGATACACAATGACTCACAG
This DNA window, taken from Gigantopelta aegis isolate Gae_Host chromosome 4, Gae_host_genome, whole genome shotgun sequence, encodes the following:
- the LOC121370857 gene encoding testis-specific serine/threonine-protein kinase 2-like, whose protein sequence is MKTRFSERICLLFPSNHISMSEIDLELKQQGYTLGVILGEGSYAKVRGSFSEKLQMRVAIKIINKKRAPRDFREKFLPRELAVFKTVSHPNIIQMFEILEIGSKIYIVMEHAGHGDLLEFIKLRGALSFDMARTMFVQTATAVEYLHKKHIVHRDLKCENLLLDSRNVIKVSDFGFSRFFEPGDKIRTYCGSAAYAAPEILQGIPYDAPCHDTWSLGVILFIMVCASMPFDDSNLKQMIRDQKDGRLHFPRAKKLPGLLKELILGILEADVEKRLCIPEMMNHPWIHNDSQNTTCAIPGSANTDLAEASSAKLKPSSNTSSSKSSSINSDIPNTIKTKSSNTKCNDSNVPCARATNTNNAKANVAGASTKAATAKLISSHEGSASTSPEMRNKL